In Verrucomicrobiota bacterium, one DNA window encodes the following:
- the lptB gene encoding LPS export ABC transporter ATP-binding protein: protein MPPSNLTAPFPDVETVQETGNRVLQTEKLVKIYGGRAVVNGIDIHVNEGEVVGLLGPNGAGKTTTFYLIVGLVRPNGGRVLFRERDVTKLPMHRRAKLGMGYLPQEESIFRKLTVEENILAILETLPISRKARRLRCEELLRQFGIENLARNQALTLSGGEKRRLTIARSLVTNPRLMMLDEPFSGVDPIAVAEIQQHISNLKKSGLAILITDHNVRETLEIVDRAYLIYDGRVESHGTREFLINDPVSRHLYLGERFRM from the coding sequence ATGCCGCCCAGTAACTTAACCGCACCTTTTCCTGACGTGGAAACCGTTCAGGAGACCGGTAACCGAGTCCTGCAGACCGAGAAACTGGTAAAAATCTACGGGGGCCGTGCCGTCGTCAACGGCATCGACATCCACGTAAACGAGGGGGAGGTGGTCGGGTTGCTCGGCCCGAACGGGGCCGGTAAAACGACCACGTTTTACCTTATCGTCGGGTTGGTACGGCCCAACGGGGGCAGGGTGCTCTTTCGGGAGCGTGACGTAACCAAGCTCCCCATGCATCGCCGGGCCAAGCTGGGCATGGGCTACCTGCCCCAGGAAGAATCGATCTTTCGGAAACTGACGGTCGAGGAGAATATCCTCGCCATCCTCGAAACGCTGCCCATCTCCCGCAAAGCGCGGCGGCTGAGGTGCGAGGAATTGCTGCGGCAGTTCGGCATCGAAAATCTGGCCCGAAATCAGGCCCTTACCCTGAGCGGCGGTGAAAAGCGCAGGCTGACGATCGCCCGCTCGCTGGTGACCAATCCGCGGTTGATGATGCTGGACGAACCCTTCAGCGGCGTCGATCCCATCGCCGTGGCGGAAATTCAGCAGCACATTTCCAATCTGAAGAAGTCCGGCCTGGCCATCCTGATCACTGATCACAACGTCCGGGAGACTTTAGAGATTGTCGACCGGGCATATTTGATCTATGACGGAAGAGTAGAGAGCCACGGCACGCGGGAGTTCCTGATTAACGACCCCGTAAGCCGCCACCTCTACCTGGGAGAACGTTTCAGAATGTGA
- the raiA gene encoding ribosome-associated translation inhibitor RaiA has translation MQIRNANPPIQVTGRHVSVTEAMKEYCRRKVATLHLDYPKIIEVQVILDVQKYRHLAEVILHCSNHITIEASAVSSDMYASIDQVVDRIGRQMRKYKTRLMQNHRPRKQAVRHLEEQILRWQWTEPKATVEAVLADEPAPLPAAGQDGAGGPEVIHTEKYPVKPMFVDEAVLQMEMSTKQFLVFLNAKSDKVNVLYRRKSGDFGLIEPTFDR, from the coding sequence ATGCAGATTAGAAATGCGAATCCACCTATCCAGGTAACTGGCCGGCATGTCAGCGTCACCGAGGCAATGAAAGAGTATTGCCGTCGGAAAGTGGCCACATTGCACCTCGATTATCCGAAAATCATCGAAGTGCAGGTGATCCTAGACGTCCAGAAGTATCGACACTTGGCGGAGGTGATTCTGCATTGCAGCAACCATATTACCATCGAGGCAAGTGCGGTTAGTTCCGACATGTATGCGTCAATCGATCAGGTGGTTGATCGGATCGGGCGGCAGATGCGCAAGTACAAAACGCGTCTGATGCAAAATCACCGGCCGCGCAAGCAGGCGGTCAGGCATTTGGAGGAACAAATTTTGCGCTGGCAATGGACGGAGCCGAAAGCAACGGTCGAAGCGGTCCTGGCGGATGAACCGGCGCCCCTGCCTGCGGCCGGGCAGGACGGTGCTGGCGGGCCGGAGGTGATCCATACGGAGAAGTACCCGGTGAAGCCGATGTTCGTCGACGAAGCCGTCCTCCAGATGGAAATGTCGACCAAGCAGTTTTTGGTGTTCCTGAACGCGAAATCCGATAAGGTCAATGTCCTCTACCGACGAAAGAGCGGCGATTTTGGCCTAATCGAGCCGACTTTCGACCGGTGA
- the hprK gene encoding HPr(Ser) kinase/phosphatase: MRRVKVPVVEVGEFYARHAEALHLKLVGPALGFDRKIREPTINRPGLALSGFFIYFAGKRIQVLGNAEVSYLKSLDVDEQANRCVQLCNQHIPCMVVSRSLPVPKALSDAAGQSEVSIFRTPMVTMRFINAATIALEMEFAPTVTEHGSMVDIMGVGTLVRGSSGIGKSECVLGLIERGYSLVSDDVTRFRGFEGRELVGTAPDLTRYHMEVRGLGIINVASIFGVGSIRLEKRLDLIVTLRDWQELEEVDRIGLEQEHYEILGIKIPHITIPVRTGRDMARLVEVAALDQKLKSLGQNSAIEFNQRLLSFMQKNKET, from the coding sequence ATGCGGCGGGTTAAAGTGCCGGTAGTTGAGGTCGGCGAGTTTTACGCCCGGCACGCCGAAGCGCTGCACCTGAAACTGGTGGGCCCGGCGCTGGGGTTTGACCGAAAAATCCGCGAGCCCACCATCAACCGGCCGGGGTTGGCGCTTTCCGGATTTTTCATCTACTTTGCAGGAAAGCGGATCCAGGTTCTTGGCAATGCCGAGGTAAGTTACTTGAAAAGCCTTGATGTGGACGAACAGGCGAACCGTTGCGTGCAGCTCTGCAACCAGCACATTCCCTGCATGGTGGTTTCACGGAGCCTGCCGGTCCCCAAGGCCCTGAGCGATGCGGCCGGCCAGTCCGAGGTCTCCATCTTCCGCACGCCCATGGTGACCATGCGATTCATCAACGCCGCCACGATCGCTCTGGAAATGGAGTTTGCGCCGACCGTGACCGAGCACGGCAGCATGGTCGACATCATGGGGGTGGGCACCCTGGTCCGCGGATCGAGCGGCATCGGCAAGAGCGAATGCGTCCTCGGCCTGATCGAACGGGGCTACAGCCTCGTAAGCGACGACGTCACCCGGTTCCGGGGTTTCGAAGGACGCGAATTGGTCGGCACAGCCCCTGACCTGACGCGGTATCACATGGAGGTACGCGGGCTGGGAATCATCAACGTGGCGTCGATCTTTGGCGTCGGGAGCATCCGCCTGGAGAAACGCCTTGACCTGATCGTAACACTTCGTGACTGGCAAGAGCTTGAGGAGGTGGATAGAATTGGACTCGAGCAGGAGCACTATGAAATCCTGGGGATAAAAATACCCCACATCACCATCCCGGTCCGTACCGGGCGCGATATGGCGCGCTTGGTGGAAGTGGCCGCTCTGGATCAAAAGTTGAAGAGTTTAGGACAAAATAGTGCGATAGAATTCAACCAGCGGCTTTTAAGCTTTATGCAAAAAAACAAGGAGACGTAA
- a CDS encoding HPr family phosphocarrier protein: protein MGLLSRRPASGKIQKEVTILNKLGLHARPAAMFVRVANKHRAEIWVEKDGEQVNGKSIMGLMMLAAGQGSRLLITAEGADAQGALQELQDLVERRFDEE from the coding sequence ATGGGGCTACTGAGTCGTCGACCTGCTTCCGGAAAGATCCAAAAAGAAGTGACTATCTTGAACAAGCTTGGTTTGCACGCGCGCCCGGCCGCCATGTTTGTGCGTGTGGCAAACAAGCACCGCGCCGAGATCTGGGTCGAAAAGGATGGCGAGCAGGTAAACGGCAAGAGCATCATGGGTCTGATGATGCTCGCCGCTGGTCAGGGAAGCCGTCTCCTCATTACCGCCGAAGGTGCGGATGCCCAAGGCGCCCTTCAGGAGTTACAGGATCTGGTTGAACGCCGCTTTGACGAGGAATAA